A single window of Coffea eugenioides isolate CCC68of chromosome 7, Ceug_1.0, whole genome shotgun sequence DNA harbors:
- the LOC113777349 gene encoding putative late blight resistance protein homolog R1B-17 has protein sequence MAGTMVNDSPNSSTGCFDSARNYLDRFEYRIDYGSYHIAVLKMGISLLETFDLYIRKCRRRRRRRSKRGTCLEKDEDQDDAKSDRLSSISFGIQDLVWGIRRRLDCGASDHRGIKCELNKIGENINLFFETDIKELDIISLLLYYSLEDLQLVMDFTDSISGNLKRLSSYCKFHAHEALRTVLETLQEKLMFLKSFARFATLQGVEGQPLIYLLGHVEVVVVNAVSLAFTFWFQRRNEKVRDEMQFEISQLIHKMIDPVDPQVREIYTHVLEASKLSKSSYTLAVKENRHLLVEFIDYLLQSIMGIISECYTSFLDAVKDQMLKLLEGVRFLSVLLSLEQEKFDELNDAMNDLIGVAVSDAGIVTFSLSTNEMKEGLCKDTDLALSNLLQELQFIIAEAAHVYPLTSSSSLSFPRTKELGSLDFLLVTLEELVSSTADSIAFPNDQIRTILEDLVFLRFVLGNIVEQCNRDEKLQALWSRIMKVAYSAELKIDSALLGDKCEPCLDAVARDIHLMKIEAEEIYGSIRYDGETQRVTKTTINMPSQVTAPISTEALVGLNDEVESIIDRLVRGSRQLDIIAIVGMPGLGKTTLANTIYSDPTVECHFHIRAWCCFSQAYTKHSLLVQILCSIDCESHIQYLDNNEDDMADKLRKLLKRNRYLIVLDDVWDIVGWDSLKHSLPDDCNGSRILLTSRFQKLSLLIKPDSEPHHLRPLTDNESCELLQKKLSAKKDCPPTLSKVVLNIAKYCKGLPLAVVLVAGILAITKQDCWEEVVRHLTSSIYVDNEHCMKTLEQSYNYLPDYLKPCLLYFGAFQEDRDIPVRKLLCLWISEGFVQKTEGKSLEDVADDYLMDLIGRSLVMAAQQRSLGGIKTCRIHDLE, from the exons ATGGCAGGTACCATGGTGAACGACTCCCCCAACAGTAGCACTGGTTGCTTCGATTCTGCTCGTAATTATCTGGACCGCTTTGAATACAGGATCGATTATGGCAGCTATCATATCGCAGTGCTGAAGATGGGGATAAGTCTATTGGAAACCTTTGATCTGTATATCAGAAAGtgtaggaggaggaggaggaggaggagcaaACGGGGTACGTGTTTGGAAAAAGACGAGGACCAGGATGATGCTAAGTCTGACAGACTTAGTAGTATTTCTTTCGGGATTCAAGATCTGGTTTGGGGGATACGGCGCAGACTTGACTGTGGTGCGTCAGATCATAGAGGCATCAAATGTGAGCTCAACAAAATCGGTGAAAATATCAACTTGTTTTTTGAAACAGATATCAAGGAATTGGACATCATCAGTTTGTTGCTTTACTACTCACTGGAAGACTTGCAACTAGTTATGGATTTCACCGATTCCATATCGGGTAATCTAAAGCGTCTTTCCTCATACTGCAAATTTCATGCACATGAAGCTCTAAGGACTGTACTGGAAACCCTTCAAGAGAAGCTAATGTTCTTGAAGAGTTTCGCTCGCTTTGCAACACTACAAGGTGTTGAGGGTCAGCCATTGATATATCTGTTGGGTCACGTTGAGGTTGTGGTGGTCAATGCTGTTAGCTTGGCTTTTACATTTTGGTTTCAAAGACGCAATGAGAAAGTGCGCgatgaaatgcaatttgaaattTCTCAACTAATACACAAGATGATTGATCCCGTTGATCCCCAAGTCCGAGAGATTTATACCCATGTCCTGGAAGCTTCCAAGTTATCAAAATCATCCTACACTTTAGCTGTGAAGGAGAATAGGCATCTATTGGTTGAGTTTATTGACTATCTCCTGCAAAGTATCATGGGGATCATATCAGAATGTTATACCAGTTTCCTGGATGCGGTGAAGGATCAAATGCTAAAGCTCCTTGAGGGAGTAAGATTCCTGAGTGTCCTTCTTAGCCTGGAGCAGGAGAAGTTCGATGAGCTAAATGATGCAATGAATGATCTTATTGGAGTTGCAGTCTCTGATGCAGGTATTGTGACTTTCTCCCTTTCtacaaatgaaatgaaagaagGCTTGTGCAAGGACACAGATCTGGCTCTTTCTAACTTGCTCCAAGAGCTTCAGTTCATCATTGCAGAAGCTGCACATGTTTATCCActaacatcatcatcatcactcaGTTTCCCAAGGACTAAAGAACTGGgttctcttgattttcttctAGTAACTCTCGAGGAACTAGTGAGTTCGACAGCTGATTCAATTGCTTTTCCAAACGATCAAATCCGCACAATCCTAGAAGATCTTGTATTCTTAAGATTTGTCCTAGGGAATATTGTGGAGCAATGCAATAGGGATGAAAAACTCCAAGCTCTTTGGAGTCGTATCATGAAGGTTGCATACAGTGCAGAATTAAAAATTGACTCTGCACTGCTTGGTGATAAATGTGAACCATGTTTGGATGCTGTTGCCAGAGATATACATCTCATGAAGATTGAGGCTGAAGAGATCTATGGTAGCATTAGATATGATGGTGAAACTCAAAGAGTTACCAAGACGACTATTAACATGCCATCACAAGTTACAGCTCCAATATCCACTGAAGCTCTGGTGGGTCTCAATGATGAGGTAGAAAGTATAATTGATAGACTTGTGAGAGGATCAAGGCAGCTAGATATCATTGCCATTGTGGGTATGCCTGGACTTGGTAAGACAACATTAGCCAATACAATTTATAGTGATCCTACAGTAGAGTGCCACTTCCACATTCGTGCATGGTGTTGCTTTTCTCAAGCGTATACCAAGCATAGTTTGTTAGTTCAGATTTTGTGTAGTATTGATTGTGAGAGCCATATCCAGTATCTTGACAATAATGAAGATGATATGGCTGACAAGCTACGCAAATTGTTGAAGAGAAATAGGTATCTCATTGTTTTGGATGATGTTTGGGACATTGTGGGGTGGGATTCGTTGAAACACTCACTGCCAGATGATTGCAATGGAAGTAGGATTCTCTTAACCAGCAGATTTCAAAAATTGTCTTTGCTAATTAAACCTGATAGCGAGCCACACCATCTTCGCCCACTTACAGATAATGAGAGTTGTGAATTGCTGCAAAAAAAGTTATCTGCCAAAAAAGATTGTCCTCCAACATTGAGTAAAGTTGTACTGAACATAGCAAAATACTGTAAGGGCCTACCTCTCGCAGTTGTCCTTGTTGCTGGAATTCTTGCTATTACTAAGCAAGATTGCTGGGAAGAAGTTGTAAGACATCTAACTTCCAGCATTTATGTTGACAATGAACATTGCATGAAGACACTTGAGCAGAGTTACAATTATTTACCAGATTATCTAAAGCCATGCCTTCTTTACTTTGGTGCATTTCAAGAAGACCGAGACATTCCTGTTCGCAAGTTGTTATGTCTTTGGATCTCTGAAGGATTTGTCCAAAAGACTGAAGGAAAGAGCTTAGAGGATGTGGCAGACGACTATTTGATGGATCTAATTGGGAGAAGTTTAGTTATGGCTGCCCAACAAAGATCTTTAGGTGGGATCAAAACTTGCAGAATTCATGATTTG GAATGA